CACCGGGATTCTATCGGGAAACCGCGCCGGCCTATCTTCGCTATGCCGCCCTGCTGGGAGGCTTTGCGGTGGAGGAGCCGCGGCAGGGGCTGGAGCTGGGGTGCGGCATCGGTTTCAACGTCGCGCTGCTGGCCGCGGCCAATCCGGGGTGCGATTGGGTGGGGGTGGATTTCAACCCCGGGCATATCGCCGCCGCCGCCGCCTTCCAGCGCGAGGCCGGGCTGACCAATCTGCGCTACGACGATGCCTCCTTCGCCGCGTGGGCAGGGGAGGAGCGGGGGAGCTTCGGCGCCGTCCTGCTCCATGGGATCTATTCGTGGATCGACGCGGCCACCGCCGCCGATGTGCGGCGTATCCTGGGGCGGTCGCTGGCGGTGGGCGGGGTGGCGTACCTGTCCTACAACACCCCGCCGGGGTGGGCGGCGGTGGCGCCGCTGCGCCGGCTGCTGCTGGAACACGCCCGCCGTCACCCCGGCACGGCGGGGGAGCGGGTGCAGGGTGGCATTGCCTTCGCCCAGACCCTGGCCTCCGCCGCGGCTTCCGGGCCGGCGGGCGGGTACTTCGCCGCCAACCCCGCCGCCGCGGCGCGGCTGGCCGAACTGGCGGAACAGGATCCGCGCTATCTCGCCCATGAATATCTCAACGATTCCTGGCGCCTGCTCGATCATGCGGAGGTGGCGGGGGAGATGGCGGCGGCCCGGCTGACCTATCTGGGGCTGGCCGATCCCACCGACCCGTTCCCCGCCCTGACCGTGCCGGAGGGCGCGCGGGCGCTCTTTGCCGGCAGCCCCGACCGGGTGATGGCGGAAACCGTGCGGGATTACGCGGTGGGGCGCGCCTTCCGCCGCGATCTTTATGGGCGCGGGGCGGTGGCGCTGACCGCGGCGGAGCGGGAGGAGCGGCTGATGGCCGCTCCCCTGGCCACCCTGACCTATCCCGAGGATCTCCAGACCGTCACCCGCACCGGCATGGGCATGGTGGAGGCCGACCCGGCCATCGCCCGCCCCCTGGTGGCCCGGCTGTGGCAGGAGGGGCCGCAACCCCTGTCGGCTCTGGCCCGGCGGGAGTGGCCGATGCCGGACCTGCTGCACACGGTGGCGCTGCTGGTGCTGGGGGGGCAGATCCACCCCGCCGGCCCGGTGGACGCCGCCGCCCGCGCGGTGGCCCGCCGCTTCAACGCCGTGGTGTGTGCCAAGACCCGCCGGGGCGGGACCATGGGGTTCCTGGCCGCCCCCGGCATCGGCAGCGGGATCGCCGCCGGGGTGATGGAACAGGTGCTCTACACCGCCATGCTGGCCGCTCCGGAAGCGGGTGCGGAGGATTTGGCCGCGGCGGTTCTGCCCCATCTGGAGGCGCTGGGCCGTCCGCTTCTGCGTGACGGCCAGCCCATCGCCGGCCCCGCCGCCGCGCGGGAGGAACTGGCGGCCCGGCTGCGGCGCCACCGGGAACGGCGGGTGCCGGTATGGCGCGCGCTGGGGGTTTTGTGACCCCTTTTCGAGAGAACAGCCGCGCCGTCCGGTGGCCTCCTATGACCAACGGGAAGTTGCCGGCCCTCCATCTTTGCGACAGATCTTTCCCGCTCGTCCGGTGCGCGTGCGCACCCTTCCATGCCGCTCAGCGTTCATGCCGCTCAATGGGACATGTGTCATGAAGAACGGGATGCCGGAAAAAGACCTGATCCTCGATGCCTATGCTCAGGCCCTGCTGGCCGCGAAATCCAAGGGGATGGACGGCGACCGGGCCAAGACCGCCGCCCGCAACGCCGCGGCCCGGGCGGTGAGCAAGGCCATCCAACGCCCCATCACCCCCGATTACGTGGCCGAGATCGTCGCCCGGTTCTGACGGGTTTCCAGCCACGCCCGGCACGCCCGATAGGGATCCGGCACGCCGTTCAGGTCCAGCACATCCCCCGGCGGTGCCGTCCACGCGGCGGCCCCGCGGGTGCGGGCCAGCGCGTCCAGGGCCTGGACGGCGGCGGGATGGCCGGTGACGATCACCGCGCGCAGAAGCGGGGCCGTGGCGGCTTCGGCCAGAACCGCCTGGGCGTCTCCGGTCCGGTCGGCGCAATCCACGGCGATGCCGGCAACCGCCCGCGGGGCCGCCGCCGCCGCCGTGGCCGCCATGGCCAGGAACCAGCCGGCCCCCCCATGGGCGGCCGCGGCGGGGGCGCTCAGCAGCAGCACCGCGGTGCCGGCATCCGCCGCGGCGCGCACGGCCGCCGCCGCCTCGTC
This DNA window, taken from Azospirillum fermentarium, encodes the following:
- a CDS encoding class I SAM-dependent methyltransferase, producing the protein MGWADGYVMDTLCSPGFYRETAPAYLRYAALLGGFAVEEPRQGLELGCGIGFNVALLAAANPGCDWVGVDFNPGHIAAAAAFQREAGLTNLRYDDASFAAWAGEERGSFGAVLLHGIYSWIDAATAADVRRILGRSLAVGGVAYLSYNTPPGWAAVAPLRRLLLEHARRHPGTAGERVQGGIAFAQTLASAAASGPAGGYFAANPAAAARLAELAEQDPRYLAHEYLNDSWRLLDHAEVAGEMAAARLTYLGLADPTDPFPALTVPEGARALFAGSPDRVMAETVRDYAVGRAFRRDLYGRGAVALTAAEREERLMAAPLATLTYPEDLQTVTRTGMGMVEADPAIARPLVARLWQEGPQPLSALARREWPMPDLLHTVALLVLGGQIHPAGPVDAAARAVARRFNAVVCAKTRRGGTMGFLAAPGIGSGIAAGVMEQVLYTAMLAAPEAGAEDLAAAVLPHLEALGRPLLRDGQPIAGPAAAREELAARLRRHRERRVPVWRALGVL